One genomic window of Mercenaria mercenaria strain notata chromosome 2, MADL_Memer_1, whole genome shotgun sequence includes the following:
- the LOC123564075 gene encoding toll-like receptor 3, with amino-acid sequence MMITERQRLSSMVIVMLLYIMYVFGQDKNCVIEESLIVCETRLPQVVPDNVTKVIINDFVHGKIDNETFRHSSWGSVSFLDITVNLYKNFLLYDFNFFLLGNLKALGIHSPGLTLGVDKQILYGLPKLELLNLSSCYQLQTHDLINLLNKNIGLDTLILDQTSMFDNRRLLMDNAFFVLICETKIRKLSLSGCNLLIQGPLNFSNISFTWNNVNVSNTTITRKNLDLSDLIQLTKLFANVKTLDMSYISDRFWNVNYTNGIGFLGCSDLFYNLEYLTLNHISSRNIIISNSFVDLSKCKMRLKSFHMKSNNIHILNRTTIWQNNTRLFELDLSFNNMEYLSPSTFGTVFTLKTLLLAHNHLYRMAPYKEFKELFVTFEILQYLDLSYNNLDWLPYEMFVSNNDLTILHLSHNKLSSVNFKIEHLVKLQFLNLDSNRILYIDSVALAKLIRLSMKLSKSARISFYDNPLLCCCKSEEFITWLVSSVNSKLLKQYECSLDGNHVSINIHALSRIQFLCIRSKIIIGSVISGIGIVSIASLVTSGLVYRKRQRRRKRMQYNFIEEFKDGNLHEKFLCFLSFSSEDEGNSINEIRRNLGGRLKELIMTEKEVMCIGDSNFNPGFPIVDEILRCISESCVVAFIVSNSFCESHWCQMELREAYELNKPIIFICKDDIDLTKMAPLMLTIFRNFARAKIVVKADGQIDIIPSYEHISESIMQMAVARYENQLHIHS; translated from the coding sequence ATGATGATAACAGAAAGACAACGACTCAGTTCCATGGTGATTGTAATGCTGttatatataatgtatgtatTTGGGCAAGACAAAAACTGCGTTATTGAAGAGTCTTTAATTGTGTGCGAGACCAGACTGCCACAGGTTGTACCAGATAATGTCACCAAAGTTATAATAAATGATTTCGTTCACGGGAAGATCGACAATGAAACATTTCGCCATAGCAGCTGGGGGTCTGTAAGTTTCCTGGATATAACAGTAAACCTCTACAAGAACTTTCTTCTGTATGATTTTAACTTCTTTCTCCTGGGGAATTTAAAGGCACTAGGAATACATTCACCTGGCTTAACACTAGGTGTAGATAAACAGATTTTATACGGGCTACCAAAGCTGGAGCTTCTGAATCTATCATCATGCTATCAACTTCAGACACACGATCTAATCAACCTTTTGAATAAGAACATAGGTTTAGATACATTAATTCTCGACCAGACCTCCATGTTTGATAATCGCCGATTACTTATGGACAATGCGTTCTTTGTATTGATATGTGAAACCAAAATAAGAAAGTTAAGCTTAAGTGGATGCAATTTATTAATTCAAGGACCCTTAAATTTCAGTAATATATCGTTTACTTGGAATAATGTAAACGTTTCAAATACCACTATAACTCGGAAAAATCTTGATCTTTCAGATCTTATACAACTTACGAAGCTTTTTGCAAATGTAAAAACATTAGATATGTCGTATATTAGTGATAGATTTTGGAATGTAAATTATACCAATGGGATAGGGTTCTTAGGGTGCAGCGATCTGTTTTATAACCTGGAATATCTTACCCTTAATCACATATCTTCGAGAAATATAATTATTAGCAATTCCTTTGTCGacctttcaaaatgtaaaatgcgTCTAAAAAGTTTCCATATGAAGTCGAATAATATTCACATTTTAAATAGAACAACAATATGGCAAAACAACACTCGTTTATTTGAACTCGATCTATCTTTTAATAACATGGAGTATTTGTCACCAAGTACTTTTGGAACAGTTTTCACTTTGAAAACCCTTCTTTTGGCTCATAATCATCTCTACCGCATGGCGCCCTATAAAGAATTCAAAGAACTCTTTGTTACATTCGAAATTTTAcaatatctagatttatcataTAACAACCTGGACTGGCTGCCATATGAAATGTTTGTTAGTAACAATGATCTCACAATTCTACATCTATCACATAACAAATTGTCTtcagtaaatttcaaaattgagcATCTAGTAAAGTTGCAATTTCTAAATTTAGACAGTAATAGGATACTCTATATTGACAGCGTTGCACTTGCCAAACTGATCAGGTTGTCAATGAAACTTTCAAAATCTGCAAGAATAAGTTTCTATGACAACCCTTTGCTATGTTGCTGCAAATCAGAAGAATTCATTACATGGCTCGTATCATCAGTTAACTcgaaattattaaaacaatatgaATGTTCACTTGATGGTAATCATGTTTCCATCAACATACATGCTCTCAGTAGAATACAATTTTTGTGTATTCGTTCCAAAATAATCATAGGGTCAGTTATATCAGGTATTGGAATTGTCAGTATTGCATCTCTGGTAACTTCCGGTCTTGTGTATAGAAAGCGACAGAGAAGGCGGAAACGAATGCAATATAATTTCATCGAGGAATTCAAAGATGGAAATCTGCATGAAAAGTTTCTGTGTTTTTTGTCATTCTCGAGCGAGGACGAAGGGAACAGTATAAATGAAATTCGCAGAAATCTTGGAGGAAGATTAAAGGAATTAATTATGACAGAGAAAGAAGTTATGTGTATAGGTGACAGTAATTTTAACCCTGGGTTTCCGATCGTCGATGAAATACTACGGTGCATATCAGAGAGTTGCGTCGTCGCCTTCATTGTTTCAAACAGTTTCTGTGAAAGCCATTGGTGCCAAATGGAACTTCGAGAAGCGTATGAGCTTAACAAACCAATTATATTTATTTGCAAAGATGATATAGACTTGACGAAAATGGCACCGTTGATGTTGACTATATTCAGAAATTTTGCCAGAGCGAAAATTGTTGTTAAGGCTGATGGGCAAATTGACATTATACCAAGTTATGAACACATTTCGGAATCCATTATGCAGATGGCCGTGGCTCGGTACGAAAACCAGCTTCACATACACAGTTAG